TGGTCGCCCAATCCTCGGGCTGATCGGCGGGGGGCGTGGCGGTGAGTGCGGTTTCAAATGCGGTGACGGAGCGCAGCAGCGAGGCGGCGGCATCGTCGCCCGCCTGCCGCTCGGCCAGCGATTTGAAGGCAACGCCGAGGTTTTGCTGACGCCGCGACCAGTCGAGCGGGTCGCTGTTGCGGTCGGTATGATCGAGCGCTTGGGTAAAGGCGGCGATGGCACGGGTCAAAAGGGTGATGCCACCGGCCCCCGAGGTGCGCCCGCCCGCCGTGTTCAGGGCCGAGCCGAGGTTGAGCTGTGCGGTGGCGTAATCCTCGGGCTCTGTGGCGGGGTCGATCTGAATGAGAGAGGCTTCAAGCAGGGTGATTGCCTCGCTCAGAAGGGCGGCGCTGTCGGGGCCCGAGGACAGGCGCGCCTGATTGTGCAGCGCAAGGCCGCGGTTGCGTTGTAACACGCGGGCAAGCTCGGCTTGATCGGCGGCGCGCGCCTGTTGTGTGGCAATGTCGAGCATGTCAGCGGCCAGCGCAAAGGCCGGGCCACCATAGCGTTGGGCGTGCGCCATGAGCAGGCTGGCGTAGTGGTTGCGCCGCCGCGGTGGCTGGGCGCGATCCACCGCGCCAAACGCATCGGCGGCGGCGGACATCAGGGTAAAGGCCTGTTCGGCGCGCCCCCGCATCAAGGCGTTCTGGGCGCGGGCGAGCGCGGTTTCGGCAAAGATCGTCGCCTCGGTGGTGGTGACCTGTGAGAGGATCTCCTCGACAGCATCGAAATCGAGCCGCTCTGCCGCGCTGAGCGCGTCGCGCTTAAGGTCGGCGACGGCGCTAACGCGGTCATCGAGGCTGTCGATCTGATCGCGGTAATCGGCGTATTCGCGGGCCTTGTCGGTGAGAAAATCAATCAGTGTCGCAGGGTCGGCATCGGGCGGCGCGCCAAACCGATGCGCCAGCGCGATGAGATCGCCGGGGGCGAGGTTGGCAAGGCTGGCCGGGGTTTCAAGGGCCTGTTCAATGCCGCCGAGCCGCGCGAGGATGATCTCGATCTGGCTCGATTGCTCTTGCTGGCGCTGCATCTGGATGCGGGTGAGCGCGGGATCCAGCGCCTCCTTGAGGCGGGGATCATTGCAGACCTGCTCAAGGATCGGCGCCATCAGGCGGCGAAAAGCGCGGATATGTTCGGGGCGATAGTCGGGCGCATCAAGCCGGTCGATCAGATCATCAAGGATGCGCCCCGCATCAAGCCCGTGATGGGCAAACTCCATCCTATCGGCAGAGGCGTCGAGCATTTGCGGCAGCAAAAGCCGGAGATCGGCAGGTTTGTCATAGGCGGGCTTGGCAAGGTCGCGGTGGAAGGCGCGGTCGATGTCGCCCGCAAGCTTGATGAGCGCCGGGTGGCGGTTGGACAACTCATCGCTGAGCAGGCTGAGCGCCGACAGCGCGGCACGCCCGACAAAAACCGATGTCGGGTTAGAGACGGCGGCGGCAATGGCAACGATCAACTGGCCGGTTTTGATGGATTTGGCGAACAAGGGCGTGATCCAATGGTGCGGTGGCGATGCCTTGCCAGCTTAGGGGCGCATCGGCACGGGTCAAGCCCGGCGCAAACCCGCGCGTCGCTCGGAACAGGCCTCGCGCGCCCGCCAGCCCCCCCGAAGTATGTCCCCACAAAGACAGCAGACCCCGCGCCGCGCCCTTCATCTTGCCACCAAATACTCCCGCCGGAGGCGCAGATCACCCCGCGCGATCCCGCTGGTGGGGGGGCGCGTCGCGCTCGGCTCAGCCCTTGCGCCGGATGCCGATGGGTTTGCCGACCGTCGCGGGCACCGGCAGATCTCGGTGTTCGGCCGCCAGCTCCTCGAGCTTGGCAAAGATATCGGCAGGCATGGGCGCCACGCGCGGCCCGGATTGGTCGATATGCAGCATCATGCCTTCGCCCGAAGCCGAGACCCAGCCATCGGTGTGGATCAGCTCTTGATAGAAATGGATGCGCTTTTCGTCGTAATCCAACACCTGAAAGCTGGCGCGGACCTGATCGCCGAGGTGGATTTCGCGCAAATACCGCAGGTGGAATTCACCGCTATAGGTGGTCATGTTGCGCGCCTTGGAATAGGCGGGGCCAAAGCCCAGACGCTGCCAAACCTCATCGACGCCGTGATCGAACAGAACATTGTAATAGGCCATGTTGAGGTGGCCGTTATAGTCGATCCATTCGGGGCGGACGGGCATGGGTTTTGAGATGAAGGGCGCGGTCATATGCTCTCTCCTCAGAAGGGTTTGACGACCACGGCCCAGAGGATGGCAATGGTTGCGAAGACGCTGATTTCGTTGAAAATGCGCAGGAACAGATCGGACTCGCGGAATTCACCGCGGCGTGCCCGGATCACCAGCCGCCCGGTCCAGATGTAATGCAGCGTCAGCAGGGTAACGAGGCCGATCTTGAGATGGGTCCAAGGCGCGAAATCCCACACCGCCCAAGCGAGGTAAAGCCCGGTCGCCACGCCGATCACAGCCAGCATCGCCGAAAAGCGATAGAGCCGCACGGTCAGGTCGCCGGTGGGGCCGAACTCTCCCAATCGGTCGTATTCACGCTTCCAATAGATCAGGGCGCGGGGCACGGCAAAGACGGATGTCATCCAGCCCATGACGCAGAGAATATGTATGATCTTGATCCAATCCATGGCGTGATGAATGGCCGATTGGGGCGAGGGGTGCAAGACCCGTCGGTTGACCCAACCGTTGGCCCAACCGACTGTCTTACCTGCTGAGCCCCTGTCTGTGGCAGGAGGCCTAAACAGGTAGCAAGGCCAGCCTCATTGGCCCTCCGCGCGTTACGGCGAGGTCTGTGCGTTTTCGATTTTCTCGATCAGCGTGGTGAGATCGTGACGGACAGAGCCATCGTCGCAGGGCAAGTTGGCGATGACCTTGTTGTCCTTGTTGACGTTGATGCCGCCGCCGTCGATCTCTCCTCCGCGATGGCCGGTCCAGTAGACTTCGTAGCCATAGCCGTCATCGGTCCAGAAGGTGACGGATTCGCTGACGTAGTTTCCCATGCCATTCCAAGGGGTTGCGGTGACCGAAGCCTTGTCGGTGACGATCTGCTTTTCGACTTTGCCGCCGGGGGTGAAATAGCCGTAAGACACCATGTCGCCGTCGAGCCAGATGGCATCGCAGACCTCGACCGCCTTGGCGCCGTTCTTGAGCGTGCAGGAGAACATCTCGGTTCCGTCGAGTTCACAGAAAGCGCCGGCGTGGGCCGTGGTGGCGGCGCTGAGCGCACCGGCTAGCGTGAGGCCGAGCGTAAGAGCGGGCAGGGTGTAGCGGGTCATTGGGTCGTCCTTGTCGAGCAATTATATTTGAAGCTGCCAGAGGCATATCGCGGGGCAGGGCGGCACCATCGGGGCGCGGAAAAGCCGGTTGTGATCCGGCCCGTGACGCGTCGCAGGTGGTCTGTCCTGATTCCGTTGACGGCGCGATTTTTTGCCGATTGGATCGGGGGGCGCAAGGGGGGCTTTTAGCGCTCTGGCGGGGTCCATTTGGCGGCGTCTTTACGGCCCCGATGCAGCCGCAGGGCAAGGCCAAGGGCAACGCCGACGCCGATTGCAACCGTCAGGTCGCTCAGCACGGTCAGCACGAGGGTCACGAGCAGCAGCGCCTGATCGGCACGCGGTTTGGCCATATGGTCACGCCATTTGTGCGGCTCGGTCATGTTCCACGCCGTGAGGATCAGCAGCGCCGCCAGCGCCGGCAGGGCGAGGTATCCGGCGAGCGGTGCCGCCAACAGCAGCACCAGCAGGATTGTCAGCGCATGCACCAGCCCCGCCACCGGCGTCTGCCCTCCGGCGTTCACATTGGTCGCGGTGCGCGCAATTGCCCCGGTGGCGGGCAGCCCGGCGAACAGGGCAGAGCCGATATTGGCAACGCCTTGGGCCAGTATTTCGGCGTTGGGGCGGTGATTGCCGCCAATCATCCGGTCCGAGACCATCGCCGAGAGCAGCGATTCCACCGCCGCCAGAAAGGCGATGATGAGGGCCGAGGGCAGAAGCTCGATCACGCGCTCGAAGCTGATCCTTGGCAGGGAAGGCGTGGGCAGATGGCTGGGCAGCGCGCCAAAGCGGTCGGCCAGCGTTTCGAGCGGCAGCGAGAGCCAGACCGCCCCGCCCGATATCAGCGCCAGCACAAGGACCAGCCCCGGCAAGCGCGGCGCGGCGCGACGCAGCAGCGTGATCAGCACGATCGTGGCCAGACCGGCAAGCGTTGCAGTCAGGGACAGGCTGTCTCTTGCCTCCCATAGCGCGGGGATTTTCTCAAGAAATTCAGCGGGTTGTTCGGCGATGTTCAACCCAAAGAAATCCTTGAGTTGCGAGCTTGCGATGATGACGCCGATGCCGATTGTAAACCCGTCGATCACCGCTTCGGGGATCAGGCGGATCAGGCTGCCAAAGCGGAAATACCCGGCGATCACAAGGATGATCCCGGCCATGAACGTGGCCAGCACCAGCCCGTCAAACCCGTGTTCGGCAATGACGCCGAACACCACCACGATGAAGGCGCCGGTCGGCCCGCCGATCTGGACCCGGCTGCCGCCGAGGGCAGAGATCAAAAAGCCCGCAACGATGGCGGTGATCAAGCCGGATTCGGGCGTGGCGCCAGAGGCGATGGCAATCGCGATGGACAGCGGGATGGCCACCATTGCCACCGTCACCCCGGCCAACAGGTCGGCGCGGAAAGTGCGGGCATTATAGTTTGCCAACATGGTGATCAGTTTGGGCGTCATCCCGGGTGTCCGGTGCAAAACATGTGATGGTCGAGGCGGGGCGCGTGAAAAATACCTGCGCGGCGGCTCTGATGACAGGGGTAAGGGGCTGTGACGCGAAAGGCAAGACGCGCGGCCTGTGACAAAACGACAGTCGGGTTAAGTCAGGCGGGTAAAGTCAGGCGGGTTAAGTAAATTTTTAGGGACCCCGGCGTAGGTTTGGCAGAGGACATGTGAGAGCGACAGAGGAGCGGGTCATGCAGGCATTGGTGGTAAGCGACGCGCCGGAGGCGCAGGTGGCCTTGGCGCTTGCGCTGCTTGGGCGCGGGTTTGTGGTGGCGACGGCGGGCACGGTCGAACATGCGCTGGCCTATGCCGGAACCGGTGCGATTGACCTTGTGGTGATGGCCGAACGGGTGGGCGGGCGGCTCAGCCATTCGGTCGCGCTTGCCGCAGAGCTGCGCAATCCGGCGGTGACGACGATGATGCTAACCCCGCGCAAGGGGGCGGAGGTTGAGGAGCTTTATCAGCTGCTTCCGTCGCTCTATTGCTTGTTGGAGCCGGATTTGCCGCGTGAGCTTGTGGCGCGTTTGGCGGTTGCGGGTGTGCGCGCGCAAAACGGCGATCCGGCCGGGCCAAACACCGGGGCGGACAGAGCCGGGATCACGGCGAAATCGCGGGGCACCCTTGGGGAAGCGCAAGGCCACAGGGCGGGGCGATGGCGGTTTAGCGCGGGCTGTGTCTGCGCGCGAGACGCGGTGACGCTCATGCCCAGCGTGCCAGCAGGGGTGGGAAACCCCACCCTATGCCGGTGTCGCGTTATAAAATGCCAGGCGGTTTAGCCGCCCAGTTTCAGCTGCCCAGTTTTTGCGCGACCAATTGGTTGACCGCCTTGGGGTTGGCCTTGCCGCCGGTGGCTTTCATCACTTGGCCCACGAACCAGCCCGCCAGCTTGGGGTTGACCTTGGCCTTTTCGACCTGAGCGGGGTTGGCGGCGATGATCTCGTCCAGAGCGGCTTCGATGGCGCCGGTATCGGTGACCTGTTTCAGGCCTTCGGTCTCGACGATCTCATCCGGTGCGCGGCCGGTTGTGTAAGCGATTTCAAAGACATCCTTGGCGATCTTGCCAGAGATCGTGTCGTCTTTGATCAGCGTGATGATGCCGCCGAGATTGGCCGGGGAAAGCGGGCAATCGGTGATGTCTTTCTCGTCCGTTTTGAGACGGCCGAAGAGTTCGTTGATCACCCAGTTGGCGGCAAGTTTGCCGTCATTGCTTGTGGCCACAACCGCTTCGAAATAGCCCGCAGAGTCGGTGTCGGCGGTCAGCACGGAGGCGTCATATTCGGTGAGGCCATAATCGCCCATAAAGCGGGCCTTTTTGGCGTCGGGAAGTTCGGGCAAGCCGGCTTTGATGTCGTCAACCCAAGCCTGTTCGATCTCCAAAGGAAGCAGGTCGGGACAAGGGAAGTAGCGGTAATCATGCGCTTCTTCCTTGCTCCGCAT
This genomic window from Rhodobacteraceae bacterium D3-12 contains:
- a CDS encoding thioesterase family protein; protein product: MTAPFISKPMPVRPEWIDYNGHLNMAYYNVLFDHGVDEVWQRLGFGPAYSKARNMTTYSGEFHLRYLREIHLGDQVRASFQVLDYDEKRIHFYQELIHTDGWVSASGEGMMLHIDQSGPRVAPMPADIFAKLEELAAEHRDLPVPATVGKPIGIRRKG
- a CDS encoding CopD family protein, which gives rise to MDWIKIIHILCVMGWMTSVFAVPRALIYWKREYDRLGEFGPTGDLTVRLYRFSAMLAVIGVATGLYLAWAVWDFAPWTHLKIGLVTLLTLHYIWTGRLVIRARRGEFRESDLFLRIFNEISVFATIAILWAVVVKPF
- a CDS encoding SulP family inorganic anion transporter, coding for MTPKLITMLANYNARTFRADLLAGVTVAMVAIPLSIAIAIASGATPESGLITAIVAGFLISALGGSRVQIGGPTGAFIVVVFGVIAEHGFDGLVLATFMAGIILVIAGYFRFGSLIRLIPEAVIDGFTIGIGVIIASSQLKDFFGLNIAEQPAEFLEKIPALWEARDSLSLTATLAGLATIVLITLLRRAAPRLPGLVLVLALISGGAVWLSLPLETLADRFGALPSHLPTPSLPRISFERVIELLPSALIIAFLAAVESLLSAMVSDRMIGGNHRPNAEILAQGVANIGSALFAGLPATGAIARTATNVNAGGQTPVAGLVHALTILLVLLLAAPLAGYLALPALAALLILTAWNMTEPHKWRDHMAKPRADQALLLVTLVLTVLSDLTVAIGVGVALGLALRLHRGRKDAAKWTPPER